GTGAGCGTGGTGTCGGTATCGACATTACGACTGTTCAGAAAATGGCGGAAGAGATAAAAGAAGTGCATAGTCTAGGGATTGAAATTGCGCTAGTGATTGGTGGTGGAAATCTTTGGCGTGGAGAGCCAGCTGCAGAAGCTGGAATGGACCGAGTACAGGCGGACTACACAGGTATGCTTGGAACGGTGATGAATGCTCTTGTGATGGCGGATTCTCTTAAACAAGTAGGGGTTGATACACGCGTGCAGACAGCTATTTCCATGCAACAAGTGGCAGAGCCTTTTATTAGAGGACGTGCCCTTCGTCATTTGGAAAAAGGTCGCATTGTAATTTTTGGGGCTGGGACGGGCTCTCCTTACTTTTCAACAGATACAACAGCAGCTCTTCGGGCGGCTGAGATTGAAGCAGAAGCGATTCTTATGGCTAAAAATGGCGTAGATGGCGTTTATAATGCGGATCCAAAGAAGGACAAGACAGCTGTGAAGTTTGATGAATTGACCCACCGTGACGTTTTGAACAAGGGGCTACGCATTATGGACTCGACGGCTTCTACTTTATCGATGGATAACGATATTGACCTTGTTGTCTTTAATATGAATGAGCCAGGAAATATCAGACGCGTCGTCTTTGGAGAGCAGATTGGAACAACGGTTTCCAACAAGCTGTAACAAGGGGAAGACATGAAATTAGATGTCTATCTTCGGTTTAGAGGAACGGCCTTAAAGGCTATGGAGTTCTATCGTCAAGTCTTTCAGACAGAATTTGTCGGACCGGTATTGATAGATCCGACTACCAATCGTCTCATCAATGCTTGTCTGGATGTAGGTGGTGTACTGATTTCAGCTAGTGATGTAGAGGATGAGATTTCAACAGTTCTTTCCTCCATTAGTTTGGTCGTGAAAGTAGAAACTCACGAAGAAGCAGAAAGAATATTTGAACAGCTAGCCACAGCTGGGAAAGTGCTCGTTCCTTTAGCTCCACAAGATTGGGGAGATGAATGGGGACAGGTCATGGATGGTTTTGGGATTACCTGGGAAATTTTAGTCCCAGGTCAAATGAATGATAACGTATAAGGAGAAATAAAATGGCAAATGCAATTGTAGAAAAAGCAAAAGAGAGAATGGCACATTCTCATCAAAGTTTAGCACGTGAATTTGGAGGTATTCGTGCAGGTCGTGCGAATGCAAGTTTGTTGGATCGAATCAGCGTGGAGTACTATGGGGTGGATACACCTTTGAACCAAATTGCGTCTATTACGATTCCAGAAGCGCGTGTGCTTTTGGTAACACCGTTTGACAAGTCTTCTGTCAAAGATATTGAGCGTGCGATTAACGCGTCTGATTTGGGAATTACGCCAGCTAGTGATGGAAATGTAATCCGTTTGGTCATTCCAGCCTTGACCGAGGAAACACGTAAGGAATTAGCCAAAGAAGTGAAAAAAGTCGGTGAAAATGCCAAGGTTGCGATTCGCAACATTCGTCGAGATGCCATGGATGAAGCGAAAAAACAGGAAAAGGCTAAGGAAATTACAGAAGACGAATTGAAGGGACTTGAAAAAGATATTCAAAAAGTTACAGATGATGCTGTCAAACACATCGATGAAATGACTGCACATAAGGAAAAAGAATTATTGGAAGTCTAGTGTCATGGGGTAGGGAGGTTTTCCTGCCCTTTTCGTTACAAGAAAGAAAAAGTATCACTTCTCAGTGTCCTTGAGAACTAAGAGTGAATAATAGAAAGAGAACTATGAATACAAATCTAGCGACTATCATCACAGGAATGATTATTGATGAAAATGCTCAATTTTACTTTGTCCAAAAAGACGGGGCGACCTATGCTTTGGATAAATCAGAAGGCGAGCATGCCCTTGGAGAAAGTGTTAAGGGTTTTACCTATACAGATTATAAGCAAAAATTACGCCTGACAACGCGTGAAGTAACCGCGACACAAACGACTTTTGGTTGGGGTGAAGTGACGGATGTCCGCAAGGATTTAGGGGTTTTTGTGGATACTGGCCTACCAGATAAGCAGGTGGTTGTTTCCCTTGATATTTTGCCAGAATTAAAGGAATTGTGGCCCAAGAAGGGTGACAAACTCTACATCCGCTATGAAGTGGATAGTAAGGATCGCATTTGGGGTATTTTAGCAGATCAAATGGATTTTCAGCGTCTAGCAAAACCAGCCTATGACAATATGCATAATCAAAATTGGCCAGCGATTGTTTATCGACTGAAACTCTCAGGCACTTTTGTTTATCTACCAGAAAACAATATGCTTGGTTTTATTCACCCAAGTGAGCGTTATACAGAGCCTCGTCTAGGGCAAGTGTTAGATGCCCGCGTCATTGGATTTCGAGAAATTGATAGAACCCTGAATTTATCTATCAAACCACGCTCATTTGAAATGCTAGAAAATGATGCTCAAATGATTCTGACTTATCTGGAGAGCAATGGTGGGTTTATGACTTTAAATGACAAGTCAGATCCTGAGGATATCAAGGCTGTTTTTGGAATTTCAAAAGGGCAGTTTAAAAAAGCCTTGGGTGGCTTGATGAAGGCTAAGAAAATCAAGCAAGACAGCTTTGGTACAGAATTGATTGGCAAATAAGGAAAGAGCAGATGTTAGCGATTGAATCGATTAGTCAGATGAAGCGAAGTGAGTTGCCTTTTCTGACGGTCTTAACTGGGGACGATGTTGGTCAGTTTGAAGAGTTAAAGCGTCTTTTTCTTGAGAAGATTGGCTATGATCGCTCGGATTTAAATATCTCCTATTTTGACATGAAAGAGGCTCCCTATGCTGAAGTTGAAAATGATTTGATTAGTTTGCCGTTTTTTGAAGAAGAAAAACTAGTGATTTTGGATCATTTTGTGGATATTACGACGATAAAAAAACGCTCCCTCTCCGACGATGAGTTAAAGGCCTTTGAAAGCTACATTGAGCAGCCGGTTGAAACCACGCGATTGATTATTTTTGCAGAAGGCAAGCTCGATAGTAAGCGTCGCTTGGTGAAATTGCTCAAACGAGACGGTCGAATACTAGAGGCTAGTCAACCTAAAGATGAGGAAATTCGTCGTTACTTTACCCATGTTAGCCATGAGAAAGGCTTGCAATTTGCCCCCCAAGTCTTTGAAGAATTGCTGGTGAAATCTGGTTTTCAATTTAGCGAAATGACTAAAAATTTGGCATTTTTAGAAGGCTATAAAAAGACAGGGATTATTTCTTCTGAGGATATTGTTGAGGCAGTTCCAAAGACCTTGCAAGATAATATTTTTGACCTAACTCAATTGATTTTGAATAGTAAAATAGATGCAGCAAGGAGCTTGGTACAGGATTTACGGCTACAAGGAGAAGACGAAATCAAGTTGATTGCCATTATGTTGGGGCAATTTCGGACTTTTTTACAGGTTCAATTACTGGCAGAAGGTGGAAGAGGAGAGCAGCAGATTGTGGCAGACTTGTCTCATTATTTGGGGAGAAAAGTCAATCCTTTTCAGGTTAAATATGCCTTAAGAGATAGTCGCCGCCTATCGCTAGCTTTCTTGGAAGCGTCCGTTACATGCTTGATTGAGACAGATTATCAGATTAAATCAGGAATATATGAGAAAGATTATTTATTTGATTTGGCCTTGCTAAAAATTTCCCAGAATAATTTATAGACAAATTTCTTGAAAATTTTAGGTGATTGCGTTATCATTTTCATAGAACGAATCGAAAAGGAGACGAATAATGGCAATTATTTTACCAGATCTTCCATATGCTTACGATGCTTTGGAGCCTTACATTGATGCAGAAACGATGCATTTGCACCATGACAAACACCATGCGACCTATGTGGCAAATGTGAATGCTGCACTTGAGAAACACCCTGAAATCGGTGAGGATCTTGAAAAGCTTTTGGCTGATGTGGAGTCTATTCCAGCAGACATCCGTCAAGCTGTGATTAATAATGGTGGTGGTCATTTGAACCATGCTCTTTTCTGGGAATTGATGACACCAGCAACGACAGAACCTTCTGCTGAACTTGCGGCAGATATTGCGGCTACCTTTGGTTCTTTTGAAGAATTCCAAGCAGCTTTCACCCAAGCTGCAACGACTCGCTTTGGCTCTGGTTGGGCATGGCTAGTCTTGAACCAAGAAGGAAAATTGGAAGTGACTTCAACTGCAAATCAAGACACACCAATCTCAGAAGGAAAAACACCAATCTTGGGCTTGGACGTGTGGGAACATGCTTACTATGTGAAATACCGCAATGTTCGTCCTGACTACATCAAAGCATTCTTTTCTGTCATTAACTGGAATAAAGTAGATGAGTTGTATGCTGCGGCGAAATAATCAATTGTGAGAGGAGAGAGACTGTCTCCTCTTTTTTTCTATGTCTAAACATGCTATACTAGAGGAGATTAGATTAGAAATGAGAAAAACATGCAAAGAAAACAAATTTCAAAACGCTTAGCAACTGTTGGAAGTTTTGTTCCCCAAGGGGCTAGACTGGTCGATATAGGAAGTGATCATGCCTATCTCCCTATCGCTCTTGTCCAAAAAGGACAAATCAAGGCTGCCATTGCAGGGGAGGTCGTGGCAGGTCCTTACCAGTCTGCCTGCCAGAATGTAGCGGAGCACTCCCTACAGGATAAGATTGAGGTTCGTCTAGCTAATGGTTTGGCTGCTTTTGAGGTGCTGGATCAGATGGATACCTTGGTGGTGGCAGGTATGGGGGGACGCTTAATTTCAGAAATTCTAGCAGCGGATGAAGAGAAATTATCCACTCTGAAACGCCTGATTTTACAGCCCAATAATCATGAGGATCGCCTACGGAGTTGGTTACATGAACATGGTTGGGTCCTTATAGCAGAAGAAATCCTAGAAGAAGCGGGGAAGGTGTATGAAATAATGGTGGCTGAAAAAGGAAGTCAAACCTTATCCAGTCAAGAAGTATGCTTTGGGCCCTATCTATTAAAGGAGAAATCGGCAATTTTCCAACAAAAATGGCAGAAAGAGCAAGAAAAACTCAGTCAAGCCTTAGCGAGAATACCAGCAACGCATGAGCTAGAGCGGCAGGTATTGACCCAAAAAATCCAAGAAATCAAGGAGGTTTTAGATGTTAGCAAGTGAAGTTATCAAACGTTACGAAGCGTTTTGTCCTAAGGAGTTATCGTTAGAAGGCGATAGCGTGGGGCTTCAAATCGGTACTCTTCGTAAAGACATTAAAAAAATTATGATTGCCTTGGATGTCCGAGAACAGACGGTGCAAGAAGCAATCGAAAAGGAAGTGGATTTGATTATTGTCAAACATGCTCCGATTTTTCGCCCCATCAAAAACCTGTGTGTAGATACGCCACAAAATCAAATGTATAGTGAGTTAATCAAGCATGATATCGCCGTCTATGTCAGTCATACCAATATTGATGTACTCAAGGGTGGACTGAATGATTGGTTTTGTGATTTGCTAGAAATCGAGGTGGAAGGTGTCCTTCATGAAACTGCACCAAATGAGGGAATTGGCAGGATTGGGTGCGTGCAGCCTCAGACATTTGAAGCATTTGCAACCAAGGTGAAGCAGATCTTTGGCTTGGATAGCCTGCGGATGATTGCCTATGAAAACCAAGCAGAGAGCATCATTGAGCGTGTGGCAATTTGCGGTGGTAGTGGCGATTCTTTTTTCCGAGATGCGGTGGTTAAGCAAGCGGATGTCTACATCACTGGGGATATCTACTACCATACAGCCCAAGATATGCTCTCAGAAGGCTTATTGGCCCTTGACCCGGGTCATTATATTGAAGTTCTATTTATTGAAAAATTAACCGCTTTCTTTGAAGAATGGAAGCAAGAGGAAGAGTGGGATGTAGAAATTGTGGCTAGTCAAGCTAGTACCAATCCTTTCTCATATCTTTAGGAGTAGCTATGAAGAAAATTGCGATTATCGGAGCTGGGATTGTCGGTTCAACAACTGCCTACTATCTCGCTAAAGAAAATGCTTATGATATTACCGTTTTTGATGAGGGGCTTGGTCAGGCGACCAAGGCAGCGGCAGGCATTATCTGTCCTTGGTTTTCAAAGCGGCGCAACAAAGTCTGGTATAAGATGGCTCGTTTAGGAGCTGATTTTTATCAAAAATTAGTAGCTGATTTGGAAAATGATGGCTTCTCTGCTGATTTTTACCAACAATCAGGAGTTTATCTTCTCAAGAAACAAGAGGAGAAGTTAGCTGATTTATATGAGTTGGGAAAGACGAGACGGGCAGAATCTCCTTTGATTGGAGAGTTGAAAATCTTGCAAAAAGAAGAAGTAGAGAGAGTCTTTCCAGGCTTACAAGGGTTTGAAGCCTTGTTATATGCGAGTGGCGGAGCGCGTGTGGAAGGAAGTCAGCTGACTGAAAGTCTCTTGGTGGCAAGTGGGGTCAAAAGAGTTCATGAAAAGGTGAACCTAGAAGTGCTGTCAGACGGCTATCAAATAGCTGGTCAGCTGTTTGATAGTGTTGTTGTAGCAGCAGGTGCTTGGCTGAGTGAGATACTCGCACCCTTAGGGTATGACGTTGATGTGCGGCCGCAAAAAGGTCAATTACGGGATTACCAACTGCCAATCGAGACAGGTGCCTATCCAGTCCTGATGCCAGAAGGGGAGCTAGACATGATTCCTTTTGCTGGTGGAAAGGTGAGTGTCGGTGCTAGTCATGAAAATGACCGAGGGTTTGACCTTACACCTGATAGAGTGGTTTTAGAGACTTTGGAGCATGAAGCTCTGGGATATTATGCAGGTCTGAAGGAGGCGAGTTCGGTGTCTGAACGTGTCGGCATTCGAGCCTATACGAGCGATTTTTCTCCTTTTTATGGCTCTCTTCCTGAGGAGAAGAAGGTGTATGTTGCCAGTGGCTTAGGTTCTTCAGGTCTCACCACGGGACCTTTGATTGGCTATGAATTAGCACAAATGCTACAAGGGAAGTCAGGCTTGCTAGAGGCGGCAGACTATCCTGTCAGCAGATACATTCAAAAAAGAGGCTAACATGGTGGAAAGAATTTTAAATTATGTGAATATTTGTGTAAAAAAAGGCCATCGAGTGCTTTTGCTTAATCGCCAACATGATGAGTTTAAGGGATGGATTCAGCCTGGTGGTAAAGTTGAGTTTCCAGAATCTTTTTTTGAAGCAGCTAAGAGAGAATTAAAGGAAAAAACAGGATTAACAGCTCTAAATTTGCAACTCAAGGGCATTTCTGGTTTTACCAATCCTAAAAAAGCAGAGCGGTATGTGTACTATGATTTTCTGTGTGAAGGGTTTGAAGGAGAAATCTTGACCGAGTCTCGGGAAGGGGTGCCCAAATGGTGGGCAATAGAAGAACTTCCTAGCTTAGAAATGCAGGATGATATTAGAGAACGCCTGCCACTGTATTGGCGAGCGGGGTCTTTTGAGCGTATTCACTACTGGGATGAAGAACGAGGCTGTATCGCAGAAACCAAGACAATTTTGTATGATTGACCTAGATGCCCTCTTTCAGGAAGTATGGAGCTTGTAAAGCTGCTCGTATTGCTGAGAATGAGCCTAGAAAATGAAGAATTCAACCTAACTTATGTCAAGTACTAGTGATACTCAATGAAAATCAAAATTAACATCTTTCTACTTTCTTAGATGGTTTGGATGTAAACTACCTGTGTTCTATGCTTATTCATCTTATTTACTGGAAATGTATCTTATTTACCTCACTTAGCTTGCTCGATTTTATAGAACAAATAAATAATTATAGATAAGAAAGCTATTTTTGAACTTACATGCGTATAAGTTTCAATTCTTGCTTAGAAAAAATCCGTCTGGAATAAGTTCCAAACGGATTTTTTGTATGGTATACTCATCAAAAACCAAAATCTGACGTTGTTACTTCCCCTTGTTTCAACAGTCAAGCAAACTGTTGAGGGTGATAGATTTTGATTGTTATAGCGTATTAAACATTTAAGACCTTGTCTAAGAAATCTTTTAGACGTGGGTGTTGAGGGTTATCAAAGATTTGATCAGGAGTTCCGTCTTCAAGGAATTCACCGTCTGCTGTAAAGATAACACGGTTGGCAACCTGACGGGCAAAGCCCATCTCGTGGGTGACGATAATCATGGTCATTCCCTGCTGAGCTAGTTCCTTCATGACATTGAGAACATCGCCGACCATTTCAGGATCAAGAGCAGATGTCGGCTCATCAAAGAGCATAATGTCGGGATTCATGGCAAGTCCTCGTGCAATGGCCACCCGTTGTTTTTGCCCGCCTGAAAGGCTATCTGGCATAGCATTGGCCTTGTCTGCTAGTCCGACTTTTTCGAGCAACTCCATTCCAATCTTATCGGCCTCTGCTTGGTTGTAGCGTTTATGCTCGACCGGTGCAAAGGTGATATTTTCTAAAACAGTCATGTGAGGAAAGAGATTGAAGTGCTGAAAGACCATTCCAATATCTTCACGGACGACATCGACATTGGTTGATTTTTCTGTCAAATCATAGCCGTTGACCGTGATATGTCCACTTGTGACATTTTCAAGGAGATTGAGGCTTCGTAAAAATGTGGATTTTCCAGAACCAGATGGTCCGATGATGCAGACCACATCGCCTTCGTAGAATTTTGTTGTAATGCCTTTTAAGACTTCGTTTTCCCCATAATACTTGTGCAAATCATTGACATCAATTTTTAATTTTGCCATTATTTAATCCTCTTTTCTAAGCGTTTTGCAAGTCTAGTCAAGAGCGTGATAATGATTAGGTAGAAGACTGCAAGAATCGCATACATTTTGAAACTTTGGTAGTTTCGTGCGATGATAATCTTCCCTGTTTGGAAGAGTTCTACCAGACCAATCGCAGAGACAATCGTTGTATCCTTCAAAGCAATGACGAATTGGTTGACAAAGTTTGGCAACATAATCTTGGTTGCTTGTGGTAGGATAATCTTTCTCATGGTCTTTGTATAAGAAATACCCAGACTTCGGCTCGCTTCCATTTGTCCGGCTGGTACGGCTTGAATTCCTCCGCGGACGATTTCAGCAATATAGGCACCGGCATTGAGTGAGAGGGCAATGGTTCCTGCGACAAAGTCATTGATAGGACTTTGTTGGCCAGTCATGGATTCGATGAGGTTTGGAATTCCCCAGAAGATGAAGGCTGCAAGAATCATGAGTGGAATGCCTCGGATTACATCGACAAAGATCTCAGAAAGAACACGGAGTGCTTTGATAGGACTCACGCTGAACATTCCAAAGATAATACCGATAACGATGGCAATGGCAAAGGATACGAGAGCTAGGGCTAAGGTAACTCCAAGTCCGCTCAAGAGTTGTTTGTAGTTGTTTTTAAGCAATCCTAGAATAGTTGTCTCATCTACGGTTTCTGTTTCAGAAACAGCATCTTTGGCGAGGTATTTATCGAGGATTTCTTGGTATTTTCCACTTGCTTTAAGGTTGGCAAGTCCGTTGTTGAACATTTCGATGAGTTCGGGATTGCTTCCTTTTTTGACTGCGAAAGCCATATCTCCAATAGGAGTACCAGCGATTGGAGTTTTGAGAGCTTGCCCTTGGCTAATCGAATATTTGACGACCGGTTCATCATCCATAACTGCAACGACTGAACCAGCGTTTAGGCTGTCATACATGGCAGAGGCTTCAGCAAAGGTCTTGATTTTATAGCCATATTTTTCTTGATTTTCCGTGAGGAAGGTTTGGGAAGCAGTTCCATTTTTGACACCAACGGTTTTCCCCTTCAAATCTTCATAAGAAGCAATCTTGCTATTGTCTTTTACAGCTAAGATAGCATTTGAAGTATAGTAAGGTTCTGAAAAGTCAAAGGTTTCTTTTCGAGCATCGGTCACAGACATTCCTGCAATCATCCCGTCTGCTTGTCCAGACTGGATGGCGTTTAGGGCGGCGTCAAAGCCAGGATTGCTCGTCTCAATTGTAAATCCTTGATCCTTGGCAATAGCCTTGATCAAGTCCATATCAATCCCTATGTATTGGTTGTTATCGTTTTGGAAGACGAAAGGTGCGAAGGAAGAATCGCTGACAATGGTGTATTTAGCCTTGACAGGCGTTGCCTTTTGACCAGCTGGAGTGGTGGTCTCTGGAGTAAGGTTTGCTGCTTCAGTGCTAGATGAGGTCCATTTGCTGATGATTTGCTCGAGGCTACCATCTTTTTTCATTTGTGCAAGGGCCTCGTTGAACTCGCTCACCAAGTACTCATATTTACTTCCTTTTTTCACGCCAAAAGCAAAGCTACCTACGGCTTCGCCATCCATGTCAATCTTTAGGTCTTGCCCTTTGTTGATGGCATATTCGATGACTGGTTTATCGTCCATAACAGCGTCAATAGCTCCAGCTGATAGACTGTTATACATCAAATCACCTGTATCAAAGGTCTTGATGGTAAAGCCGTACTGATCCTTGATTTTTTCTAGAAAACGTTGGGAAGCAGTTCCATTTTTGACACCAACTGTTTTTCCACGGAGTTGTTCGTAGGTACTAATGGTGTTTGCCTTGGTTGTTGCAATGACAACCTTGGTATCATAGTAGGTGTCTGACATGGTGAAGACTTTTTCACGTTCTTTGGTCTTGGTCATCCCTGCCATGATAGCGTCAGCCTGTCCTGCTTGAACAGCATTGACAGCAGCATCGAAGCCTGGGAAGGTCATGTCGATGGTCCATCTTTTTAGCTCAGCAACTTTGTTGATGATATCAACGTCAATTCCTTTATAAATTTGATCGGAATCTTTAAATTCAAATGGGGCATAAGCGGTGTCCGAAACGATTTTAATCGTGTCAGCATTTATACTCCCCATAGTCCATATTGGGAATAAAAATAGCAAAAATGCTAGTATTTTTTTCTTCATGGTTGTCTCCTTCTCTAATAGATGTTAACGATTATAGCAAAATTTTGTGTATTTGGCAAATTTTAACATCTGTCATGTTAGAAGATATGACATAATGATTTAGTGATAAAAAATGACGCTGAGGAAAACTTGTGATAAAATAGAAGAAAGAGGTAGAATATGATTGATAGAAGTACCAATAATCAGTTTAAGTTAGTATCCAAGTATCAACCGTCTGGGGACCAGCCGCAAGCGATTGAAACCTTAGTGGACAATATTGAAGGTGGAGAAAAGGCGCAGATTTTATTAGGGGCAACAGGGACTGGTAAAACCTACACCATGAGCCAAGTTATTGCTCGGGTCAATAAACCAACCCTAGTCATTGCCCACAACAAGACCTTGGCAGGGCAGTTGTATGGTGAGTTCAAGGAATTTTTCCCTGAAAATGCAGTGGAATACTTTGTATCCTACTATGATTATTATCAGCCAGAAGCCTATGTCCCTTCAAGCGATACCTATATTGAAAAGGATAGCTCGGTCAACGATGAGATTGATAAACTCCGCCATTCTGCAACCTCTGCCCTCCTAGAGCGTAATGATGTGATTGTAGTTGCTTCCGTATCCTGTATCTATGGTTTGGGATCGCCCAAGGAATACGCAGACAGCGTGGTTAGTTTACGGCCTGGACTTGAAATTTCACGGGATAAATTGCTCAATGACCTAGTGGATATTCAGTTTGAACGCAATGATATTGACTTTCAACGTGGTCGTTTTCGTGTTCGAGGTGATGTTGTTGAAGTTTTCCCAGCCAGTCGAGATGAGCATGCTTTTCGAGTGGAATTTTTCGGAGATGAAATCGACCGGATTCGTGAAATCGAAGCTCTGACAGGTCAGGTCTTGGGAGAAGTAGACCATTTAGCCATTTTCCCAGCCACTCACTTTGTGACCAGTGATGATTATATGGAAACAGCCATCGCTAAAATCCAAGCAGAGCTGGCAGAACAACTTGAACTCTTTGAAAAAGAAGGAAAACTCCTTGAAGCGCAACGCCTCAAGCAGAGAACAGAGTACGATATTGAAATGCTCCGAGAAATGGGCTACACCAATGGCGTGGAAAACTATTCTCGGCACATGGATGGCCGTAGTGAAGGTGAGCCGCCTTATACCCTACTTGATTTCTTCCCAGATGATTTTCTGATTATGATTGATGAGAGCCACATGACTATGGGGCAGATAAAAGGCATGTATAATGGTGACCGTTCTC
The window above is part of the Streptococcus himalayensis genome. Proteins encoded here:
- the cvfB gene encoding RNA-binding virulence regulatory protein CvfB translates to MNTNLATIITGMIIDENAQFYFVQKDGATYALDKSEGEHALGESVKGFTYTDYKQKLRLTTREVTATQTTFGWGEVTDVRKDLGVFVDTGLPDKQVVVSLDILPELKELWPKKGDKLYIRYEVDSKDRIWGILADQMDFQRLAKPAYDNMHNQNWPAIVYRLKLSGTFVYLPENNMLGFIHPSERYTEPRLGQVLDARVIGFREIDRTLNLSIKPRSFEMLENDAQMILTYLESNGGFMTLNDKSDPEDIKAVFGISKGQFKKALGGLMKAKKIKQDSFGTELIGK
- the sodA gene encoding superoxide dismutase SodA — translated: MAIILPDLPYAYDALEPYIDAETMHLHHDKHHATYVANVNAALEKHPEIGEDLEKLLADVESIPADIRQAVINNGGGHLNHALFWELMTPATTEPSAELAADIAATFGSFEEFQAAFTQAATTRFGSGWAWLVLNQEGKLEVTSTANQDTPISEGKTPILGLDVWEHAYYVKYRNVRPDYIKAFFSVINWNKVDELYAAAK
- a CDS encoding tRNA (adenine(22)-N(1))-methyltransferase, producing the protein MQRKQISKRLATVGSFVPQGARLVDIGSDHAYLPIALVQKGQIKAAIAGEVVAGPYQSACQNVAEHSLQDKIEVRLANGLAAFEVLDQMDTLVVAGMGGRLISEILAADEEKLSTLKRLILQPNNHEDRLRSWLHEHGWVLIAEEILEEAGKVYEIMVAEKGSQTLSSQEVCFGPYLLKEKSAIFQQKWQKEQEKLSQALARIPATHELERQVLTQKIQEIKEVLDVSK
- a CDS encoding VOC family protein, yielding MKLDVYLRFRGTALKAMEFYRQVFQTEFVGPVLIDPTTNRLINACLDVGGVLISASDVEDEISTVLSSISLVVKVETHEEAERIFEQLATAGKVLVPLAPQDWGDEWGQVMDGFGITWEILVPGQMNDNV
- a CDS encoding amino acid ABC transporter ATP-binding protein is translated as MAKLKIDVNDLHKYYGENEVLKGITTKFYEGDVVCIIGPSGSGKSTFLRSLNLLENVTSGHITVNGYDLTEKSTNVDVVREDIGMVFQHFNLFPHMTVLENITFAPVEHKRYNQAEADKIGMELLEKVGLADKANAMPDSLSGGQKQRVAIARGLAMNPDIMLFDEPTSALDPEMVGDVLNVMKELAQQGMTMIIVTHEMGFARQVANRVIFTADGEFLEDGTPDQIFDNPQHPRLKDFLDKVLNV
- the frr gene encoding ribosome recycling factor; its protein translation is MANAIVEKAKERMAHSHQSLAREFGGIRAGRANASLLDRISVEYYGVDTPLNQIASITIPEARVLLVTPFDKSSVKDIERAINASDLGITPASDGNVIRLVIPALTEETRKELAKEVKKVGENAKVAIRNIRRDAMDEAKKQEKAKEITEDELKGLEKDIQKVTDDAVKHIDEMTAHKEKELLEV
- a CDS encoding 8-oxo-dGTP diphosphatase, producing the protein MVERILNYVNICVKKGHRVLLLNRQHDEFKGWIQPGGKVEFPESFFEAAKRELKEKTGLTALNLQLKGISGFTNPKKAERYVYYDFLCEGFEGEILTESREGVPKWWAIEELPSLEMQDDIRERLPLYWRAGSFERIHYWDEERGCIAETKTILYD
- the holA gene encoding DNA polymerase III subunit delta — encoded protein: MLAIESISQMKRSELPFLTVLTGDDVGQFEELKRLFLEKIGYDRSDLNISYFDMKEAPYAEVENDLISLPFFEEEKLVILDHFVDITTIKKRSLSDDELKAFESYIEQPVETTRLIIFAEGKLDSKRRLVKLLKRDGRILEASQPKDEEIRRYFTHVSHEKGLQFAPQVFEELLVKSGFQFSEMTKNLAFLEGYKKTGIISSEDIVEAVPKTLQDNIFDLTQLILNSKIDAARSLVQDLRLQGEDEIKLIAIMLGQFRTFLQVQLLAEGGRGEQQIVADLSHYLGRKVNPFQVKYALRDSRRLSLAFLEASVTCLIETDYQIKSGIYEKDYLFDLALLKISQNNL
- a CDS encoding Nif3-like dinuclear metal center hexameric protein; the encoded protein is MLASEVIKRYEAFCPKELSLEGDSVGLQIGTLRKDIKKIMIALDVREQTVQEAIEKEVDLIIVKHAPIFRPIKNLCVDTPQNQMYSELIKHDIAVYVSHTNIDVLKGGLNDWFCDLLEIEVEGVLHETAPNEGIGRIGCVQPQTFEAFATKVKQIFGLDSLRMIAYENQAESIIERVAICGGSGDSFFRDAVVKQADVYITGDIYYHTAQDMLSEGLLALDPGHYIEVLFIEKLTAFFEEWKQEEEWDVEIVASQASTNPFSYL
- the pyrH gene encoding UMP kinase — its product is MGNPKYKRILIKLSGEALAGERGVGIDITTVQKMAEEIKEVHSLGIEIALVIGGGNLWRGEPAAEAGMDRVQADYTGMLGTVMNALVMADSLKQVGVDTRVQTAISMQQVAEPFIRGRALRHLEKGRIVIFGAGTGSPYFSTDTTAALRAAEIEAEAILMAKNGVDGVYNADPKKDKTAVKFDELTHRDVLNKGLRIMDSTASTLSMDNDIDLVVFNMNEPGNIRRVVFGEQIGTTVSNKL
- a CDS encoding NAD(P)/FAD-dependent oxidoreductase encodes the protein MKKIAIIGAGIVGSTTAYYLAKENAYDITVFDEGLGQATKAAAGIICPWFSKRRNKVWYKMARLGADFYQKLVADLENDGFSADFYQQSGVYLLKKQEEKLADLYELGKTRRAESPLIGELKILQKEEVERVFPGLQGFEALLYASGGARVEGSQLTESLLVASGVKRVHEKVNLEVLSDGYQIAGQLFDSVVVAAGAWLSEILAPLGYDVDVRPQKGQLRDYQLPIETGAYPVLMPEGELDMIPFAGGKVSVGASHENDRGFDLTPDRVVLETLEHEALGYYAGLKEASSVSERVGIRAYTSDFSPFYGSLPEEKKVYVASGLGSSGLTTGPLIGYELAQMLQGKSGLLEAADYPVSRYIQKRG